CTTTGGCATTTTCTTTAATGATGGCGAGGGTATGTGGATTTAAAATTCCCAAGCCTGAACCAATCAAACTACCCAATGGCATAATCGCCACACAGCCCATACTTTCAAGTTCTTGTGCCACAATCGGATCATCAGAGGTATACACCATCACCTCAAAACCATCATCAATCAATGTCCTTGCAGCTTTGAGTGTTTCGACGATATTGGGATATAAGGTTTTTTCGTCCCCCAACACTTCAAGCTTGACTAAGTTGTGACCATCCAGTAGTTCACGTGCGAGCATACAGGTACGCACCGCAGTCTTGGCATCGAAACAGCCCGCAGTATTGGGCAGTAGGGTGTATTTTTCAGGTGGAATCACTGAGAGTAAATTCGGCTGATTGGGATCTTGACCAATATTG
The sequence above is drawn from the Acinetobacter lanii genome and encodes:
- a CDS encoding thiazole synthase; protein product: MEDSPLIIGSRQFSSRLLVGTGKYQDLHETDLAIQASGAEIVTLAIRRVNIGQDPNQPNLLSVIPPEKYTLLPNTAGCFDAKTAVRTCMLARELLDGHNLVKLEVLGDEKTLYPNIVETLKAARTLIDDGFEVMVYTSDDPIVAQELESMGCVAIMPLGSLIGSGLGILNPHTLAIIKENAKVPVLVDAGVGTASDAAIAMELGCDGVLMNTAIAAAQHPILMASAMKKAVEAGREAYLAGRMPRKRIANASSPETGYFFK